The Rhabdothermincola salaria genome segment CACTGCCGCCAGGACCATGGTGGCCATCACCAGCGACGAGGGGTCGACCCCCTCCTGGACGGCGCGTTGGCTGGTGCGCATCGACCACACCTCCAGGGCCACGAAGGCCACTGCCGCGGCCACCGCCAGCGGTGTCACCCGGGTGGCCGTCGTGGTACCGAAGGCGGCTGCCACCAGCCCGACGATGGCGGCGGCCGACGAACCCAGGGCCGCCCAGGTGGCCCTGGGCCCGACCCGATCGCGCACCAGCAGCGCCACCGCCGGCGTGCACGCGAGCGCCAAGCCGGCGAGGGGCCCGTCGAGGGTCCGGAACATGGTGGCGGCCGCCAGCATCGTGGCCGCCGAGACCGCGGCCGCCGTCCGCCCCGAACGACACCGCAACGCCCACCACCAGGCCTGCGGGGACCGACGACGGACGATGAGCCACGCGACCAGGGTGCCGAGCCCCGCGCGGAGGGCCACGACCGCGACGGTGGAGCCGTCGCCGAAGCGCCAGGCCACGTTCGAGGCGGCGAACATCAGCGAGGCCACCAGCACGAAAGCCACGGCGCGGTGGTGCCCGTGGAGCCTCAGAAGAGGGCGCGACGCAGAGGGGGGACCCATCGACCGCAGTCTCGCGAGGGTGCCTCGTCCATGACGAACCGGTTCACCCGCCCGGTGCGCCGGGCGAACGGTCCCGGCCTCGCCGGTCAGTCGTCTCCGGCGGGGGCGTCGTCGCCGTCGTGTCCGCTCCCGTCGAGCAGGTCGTGGGTCTCGGCCAGCGCCCCGTGCGTCCCTCCCACCAGCAGATCGATCCCGTCGGGTCGGCCCCGGAGCTCGTCGCATTCGGCCCGGGTCGGCGGCCGGTCGCAGTGGCCCAGCACCCGCATGCCCGTGAAGTGGTGCACCCCCATCGGGTCGAGCAGCGTCCGGCCGCTCACCGAGCCGAGGTAGAGCGGACCCGGTGGCGGTGGCAGAGCGCTGTACCGGAGGCCGACGAGCTCCCCCGACCCCGACGCCCACCACAGGTGCCAGGCCGCGCCCGGATCGTCGGTGGCGCGCCAGCCTCGGCCCAGGTCCACCTCGAGATGGTGGCCCCGCATGCGCACGAAGTGCCCGGGCGTCACCAGGTCGGTGCGCGGCGCGGGGCCCGTCCAACCCTGGATGCTGCGCCCGTAGAACGCCAGCACCCCGGCCGTGGCGGCGCCCAGGGCACCGAGGAAGAGCCACGTCGACAGGCGGGCCGTGGCCGCCGTGAACGTCAGATCGACCTCGGTCACGCGTCGCCACCGGCGAGCGGCACCACCATCGCGACCGCCATCTCGAGCAGTCGCGTCGCTTCGGGTCCGGACGAGCCCATGGCGGTGCGGGCGACGTCGAACGCTGCGGCGCCCTCGCCGGTGCTGACCCCTTGGCCGTGCCAGCGACGCCGCATCCAGTGCACGAACTCCTCGAGCACGGAGTCGTCGTCGACCAACCAGGCCGCGGCCAGGTGCTGGAGCAGGGTGACCATGTCCTCGACCAGCCGGGCGTTGCGACCGTGCTCGGCCGGAGCCGTCTCCGGCAGGCGACGGTCGAGATCGGCGAGCATCGGCCCGCGTCGGCCCGGAGCGGCCCCGAGCAGCTCGAGGGCCGCCCGGTCGAGGGCGACCGGCGCCTCGGGCGCCGTCGGCGGGACGTCGCGCCAGCCCTTCAGGATCGTCGCCGCGACCTCGGCCTCGTCGGTCCACGCATCGACGCCGAGGCGGTCGGCCCGGTGCGACGTCGTGCCGAACGCCCGGCCCCCGGCGAGCACGGGGACTCCCCGGGCATGGGCGGCATCGACCAGGCGGGCGACGCCCGGGAAGTTCACGGCGAAGCTGCACGAGATGGCGAGCGCATCGACGGGGTGACGAGACAGGTAGTCGACCACCGCCTCGGCCGGAGTGGATGCCCCCAGGAAGGTGACACCCACCCCGCGAGCCTCCAGAGCATGTCCGAGCATCTCCGCCGGCAGCGAGTGCCACTCGCCCTCGGCGCAGGCCACGAGCGTGTGCCCCGCGAGCTCGTCGGGCGCCGATTCGAGCGCCAGGGCCGCCAGGGTGGCCGCCGACACGCCCGATGCCACGTGTTCGTCGGCCACGCTGAGCTCGTTGCGGTACCAGCGCTCCCCGACCTCGCGTTGGGACTCCGCCAGCATCTCGACCAGGTCACCAGGGGGCACCCCGTGGCGGTAGAGGCCGATCAACCGGCGCCACGCACCAGACCGATCGCCCCGCAGCGCCTCGTCGAGATAGGGGCCGATCTGCGTCTCGAGACCATCCGGGAGGCTCATCGGCGGCCTCCATACCTCGTGAGCGACGCCGTCTCCTCTGCCGCCACGACCCATCCATCCCGGCCGCCTCGCTTGGCCCGGTAGAGCGCCTCGTCGGCGCGGGCCACCGTCTCGGGGCCGCTCCCGAGCCAGGCCGCCACCCCGGCGGAGAAGGTCACGGGGTGGGGTCGACGGTGCTCCCATCGCTCCCGCAGCCGCTCGAGGAACCGCGTCGCTCCCTCGTCACGCATGAGCACCAGGAACTCCTCGCCCCCGTATCGGCCCACGATGTCACGGGAGCGAGCGGTGTCACGCAGGGTGCGGCCGAACTCGTACAGGACGTCGTCGCCGGCCTGGTGCCCGAGCTCGTCGTTGAGCGCCTTGAAGTGATCGAGGTCCAACATGATCACCACGTCGGCCTCACCGAGGCGGCCGAGGGCACGTCCCAGCATCCTCCGGTTGGGGATGCCGGTGAGCGGATCGATCGACGCGTCCTCGGCCAGCTGTTCGATGTGGGTGTTTCGACCCACGGCGGTCCGGGCATCGTTCAGGAAGCCGGGGAGGTGCAGCTCGATCAAGGACCGAGCTGTGCTGTCGAACGGCGCCGACGGCAGGATCGGCGGCCCGTCACCGAAGGACAGGTCGGCCGGCAAGGCCTCGGGGCCCGCCCCTTCGGCGGCCACCACCACGCCGCCGAGTGCGGTGACCAGCCGTTCGGCCGCGTGTCGGGCGTCACTGGCGCTGCGCACGTCCCACAACGACCGGGTGACGTCGAGCGCAGTGGCGAGGGCCTGGTTGGCGCGGACCTTCTCATCGACGTCGCGGATGGCCACGACCACACCGTCGGCGTTCCCCTTCTCGAACACCCCCCTGGCGGAGATCGACACGTAGACCTCGTTGCCGTCGAACCGCACGACACGGACCTCGAAGGGCGGGACGGGGTCCGCCGACGACGTGGCCTCCGCGAAGGCTCGCTCGGCGACGCCCATGTCGTCGGGATGGACGAAGGCCCACGGGTCACCCCCGACCAGATCGTGCCCGCGCCAGCCGGCGAAGGCCGAGATCGACGGCGACACCCACGCCACCCGACCGTCGGCGCCGAGGAGGACGATGACGTCGGAGGCGTTCTCGGCGAGCAGCCGATAGCGCTGCGCCTCGTCGGGACCCTCGGCGGGTCGCCCGTCGCCCCCGTCGTCCATCATGGCTACAGGGTACGGGGGCGGTTCACGAAGCGCTTCTCGGTGGGCGACCAGAACCAGCCTCCGCCGGCCAGAGACCCACCGTCGACCGGGACGTTGTGACCGGTGACGAACGACGACAGGTCCGAGGCCAGGAACAACGCCACCCGGGCCTGGTCCTCGGGCCATCCGAGGCGCCCGACGGGAGCCCACGACTCCCACATGTCGTCGTGGTCCTCGTAGCCGCCGAGGTAGTCGACCTGGGGGGTCTGAGTGAGGTCCGGGCCGATCCCGTTGACCCGGATCCCTTTGCGCCCCATGCCCACGGCCAGGTCCGTGGTGAACTTGGCGACGGCGGCCTTGAAGGCGCCGTACACCGGGTCGCCGGGGTAGCCCCGCAGCCCCTCGACCGAGTGGACGTTGACGATGCTGCCCCCACCGCTGTCGACCATCGAGTCGAGGAAGGCCCGGGTGACGGCGAAGACGTGGAACAGGTTGATGTCGTACATCGCCTTCCACGACTCGGCGCTGGAGACCGGGAAGCGGACGAGCGGCCGGTAGTCACCCACGTTGTTGACGAGCACCGACACCGCCGGGTGCTCACCCAGCACGGCGTCGCGCAACGTGTCGACCCCGGCCTCGGTGGTCACGTCGACCACGTGGGCTCTCACCGAGCCCCCCGCGGCCTCGATCTCGTCCACCGCCTGGTCGGCTCGCTCCTGGTCGATCTCGGCGATCTCGACGTGGGCCCCGTGGGCGGCGAACAGGCGCGACACCGCGCCTCCGATGCCGGCCCCGCCGCCCGTCACCACGGCGACCCGCCCGTCGAGGAGACGGTTCCAGTCGTCGACGGGCACGACGTTGGCGGGGTTCTGGGTGGTCATGGTCTTCCTCTCGGGCAGTCATCCGGCCACGCCGGCCGCGATCCTGTCGCGGACCCTACGCGGCACCCGCCCCCGCCCGCGGTGGCTCCTCGCTCGCCTACGGTCGGGGCATGCGCGCCGTCGTCTGCAACGAGCTCGGGCCGGTCGAGGACCTGGTGGTGGAGGAACGCCCCTCACCGCCCCTGGGCCCGGACGACGTCCGCCTCGAGGTGTCGGCCTGCGGCGTCAACTACGTCGAGGGCCTCATGGTCCAGGGTCGGTACCAGGTGAAGATCCCGGCTCCCTTCACACCCGGGATGGAGGTCGTCGGACGGGTCGTCGAACGAGGCGCTCAGGTGGTCGACCGCCAGGTCGGCCAGCGGCTCTTCGTCGACGTGGGCATCGGCGGCTACGTCGACGAGCTGGTGGTGCCCGCCGCGCGCACCGTCCCCCTCCCCGACGAGCTCACCGACGGCCAGGGGGCCACCTTCATGCAGAGCTACCTCACCGGGTGGTTCGCGTTGCGCGAGCGGATCGACGCCCACCACGGCCAGACCATGCTCGTGCTCGGTGCCGGCAGTGGGGTCGGCCTGGCCGCGGTCGACCTCGGAGATGCGCTCGGCCTGAGGGTCATGGCCGCCGCCTCCTCCGAGGAGAAGCGCCAGCTGGCCCGCCATCGTGGCGCCACCTGGGTCATCGACTCCTCCACCGAGGACGTCAAGGCCCGCGCCCGCGAGCTCGGCGGGGGCGGCGTCGACATCGTCTACGACCCGGTCGGCGGCGAGCTCGGCGAAGCCTGCCTCCGGGCCCTCGGCGACGAGGGCACGCACCTGGTGATCGGCTTCGTGGCCGGCATCCCCCAGCTGCCGGCCAACCAGGTCCTGCTGCGCAACCGCCGGGTGGTCGGCGTCGAGTGGGGCGGGTGGGCGGGTCGCCACCCCGAGCGCAATCGCGCCCTGGTCGCCGAGGTGCTCGACCTGGTGCGCAACGGGCGCATCCACCCGGTGGAACCGCACCCCTACCCTCTCGCCGACGCCGGGCGGGCCCTGCGCGACCTGGCCGAGCGCCGAGTGGCGGGCAAGGTGGCACTGGTCCCCTGACGGGCCCCCGGGTGCCACGAAGGCCCTCGGACGCTCACCTAAGGTTGCCGACCGTGTCTGTCGTCGCTTCCATCGCTCAGGTCGTCCGCGGGTTCTTCATGGGGGCGGCCGACATCGTCCCCGGCGTGTCCGGCGGCACCGTAGCCCTCGTCCTCGGCATCTACGAGCGCCTGGTCGACAACATCCGCAAGGCGTCCTCGGTGCTGTCGAGCGTCGTGCGGCGCGACATCGGCGAGGCCCGCACACGCTTCGTGCAGGTCGAATGGCTCTGGATCATCGCCCTGCTGGCCGGGATCGGCGTCGCCGTGCTGGCGTTGTCGTCGATCATCGAACGCCTCCTCGAGGAGCACCCCGAGGCGATGGCCGGGCTGTTCTGCGGTCTCATCCTCGGGTCCGTGATCATCTCGTGGCGCCTGGCCAAGCAGGTGACGCCGGCCAACATCGCGCTCATGCTCGGCTCGGCCGTGCTCTTCTTCACTTTCCTCGGGCTACGAGCCGACACCGAGGGATCCGGCGCCGAGCTGGTCACCGAGCCCTTCTGGATGTTCTTCGTGGCCGGCGCCATCGCCATCTGCGCCATGATCCTGCCGGGCATCAGCGGCTCGTTCATCCTGGTCCTGCTGGGCATGTACACCGAGGTGCTGGGTGCGGTCAACGACCGCGACCTGTTCTTGATCGCCTTGTTCCTCCTCGGGTGCGTGGTCGGCCTGGCCAGCTTCTCGACGGCGCTGAGCTGGTCACTGCACCACCACCACGATCGGGTCCTCGCCATCATGATCGGCCTCATGCTGGGTTCCCTGCGGGTGCTGTGGCCCTGGCCCAACGGCGTGTACTCCACCCGCCTCGAGCTCCCCTCGGGAGCACCCGTCGTGCTCCCGATCGTGCTGGCCGTGGTGGGTCTGGTCGTGGTCCTGGCGATCGAGGTGGTCAGCGCCCGCCGCAGCGCCGGTCACGAGACGGTCGTGGTCCAGGACTGAAAGCCGGTCGGGAGGTCGGGTCGACGCCAGCCGGGGCCGCCGACGCCGGTAGCGTCTGGGACCCATCCCCCGCCGACGTCTCCCGGAGCGCCCCATGCCCGCCAGCCGAGCCCCCTCCTCCTCGCCGTCCGTCGAGGCCATGGTCACCGCGGCCGGAGCCGACCGCGAGACCCTCGACGCCCTCCGCGCCGGGTTCCAGGCGCGGATCGCCCGACGCAGCGACGACTTCGAGGCGACGAAGGGGCTGCAGCTCACCGAACACGCCCTCAGCCAGCTCTCTCGCGACGGTGACCCCTGGGACCGGCTGGTCCGCAAGCTCGTCAAGGACTGACATCTCGCCCGTCGCCATCGCGCGCCCCGCCCACGAAGGGCACCACGTCTCCCGGGCGCCGATGTGGGGTATGCCCTGGCGATGAGTGACTACAGCGAACAGGGCGCCGTCCCCGTCGAGGACGCAGCCGCCGACGATCCCCCCACCGAGGAGGAGGTCCGCGAGGCCCAGGAGCGAGATCACCCCGACCAGGCGGCCACCAGCACCTACGCCGAGGACGGCGGCGACTGAACGGCCCCGCCCCGCGTCGCCGGACGCCCCCCGTCGGCACCACACTGGCCGGATGATCGACCCGACCGTCAAGCGCAGCCTGGGCCAGATGATCAAGGGCGTCCAGGTGGTGGCCGCCACCCACGAAGGGCTCACCCGGGCCTACACGTCGCACTGGGTGACCCAGGTGTCGTTCGAGGAGCCCATCGTGATGGCCTCGATCTCACCGAAGCACGACACCTGGCCCCTGATCGAGTCGTCCGGCTCGTTCACGGTGTCGATCCTGGCCGGCGATCAGATCGCCCAGGGCCAGTACTTCTCCTACCCGGGCCGTCGCTTCCGCCACATGGCCCCCGAGTTCCTGGAGGAGGTCGACGGCCACCCGGTCGTCGTGGGGTGCATCGCCTGGTTCACCGCCGAGATCTTCGAGCGGATGACCATGGCTGATCACGAATTGGTCTTCGGGCGGGTCGTCGCCACGGGGACCGGCCGGCTGAAGGAGCCCCCGTTGCTCTACTCGAGTCGGCACGGCTGGCGCCTCACCGGCGACAAGGCCCGCGAGGCCGGCGTGTCGGTCCGCGACCAGCTCCTGGCCCGCCTCGACGCCGACGGACCCGTCGCCACCGCGTCGCCGGACGAGGACCCCGGGCCGGACGCCGGCGACTGACCGCGAGACATCTCGCAGCCCTACTGCAAGAATCGATGCCCATGGGCATCGAGACGACCCTCCTCGGCACCGGCAACCCCGTCCCCTCCCCCGAGCGCGCCGGGGCCTCGACCCTCGTGCGAGCGGCCGGCAAGCACTTCCTCGTCGATGCCGGGCGCGGGGTCACCATGCGCCTGGCGGCGGCCGGTGCCCTGCCCGTGATGCTCGACGCCGTGCTGCTGACCCATCTGCACAGCGATCACATCTGCGATCTCAACGACGTCATCACCACCCACTGGGTGATGAGCGCCCAGCCCGCGACCCTGCAGGTCATCGGTCCACCCCGCACGGCCGAGGTGGTCGACGCGTGCCTGGCCATGCTCGCCCCCGACATCGCCTACCGCTTGGCCCACCACGAGGACCTCACCTGGGAGCCCCGGGTCGAGGTGCTCGAGATCACGGGCGCATCGGTTCCCTTCGACCGGGACGGGGTCACGGTGCGCACGGCCGCGACCGACCATCGACCGGTCGAGCCCACCGTCGGCTACCGGATCGAGCACGAGGACGCATCAGTGGTGCTGGCGGGCGACACCGTGCCCTGCCCCGGTGTCGACGACCTCTGCCGGGGCGCCGACGTCTACGTCCAGACGGTGCTGCGCGACGACCTGGTGCGCGCCATCCCCATGCCCCGGTTCCGGGACACCATCGACTACCACTCGAGCGTCGAGCAGGCGGCCATGACCGCGGCGAGGTCCGGCGTCGGCACCCTGGTGCTCACGCACCAGGTACCGACGCCGGCCCCGGACGCAGCCGACGAGTGGGTGGCGCTCGCCGCCGCCCACTTCGCCGGGCGCATCGTGTGGGGTGAGGACCTCACCGTCGTCGGCTGCTGACGACGGGTCCTCCGCCGGGCTCAGCCCTGCGCGGCGAGCTCGTCGGCGAGGTCGCGCAGCTTGTTCTTGGCCACCTTGTCGAGCGTGGCGCGGGGGAAGTCCTCGACCCGGTGCACCGCTCTCGGCACCTTGAAGTCGCTGAGGTTGGCGGCGCACAGCTCCATGATCTGGCGTCCGTGCTCCTCCTCGTCCGGCGCGCCGGGACCGGCGATCACGAAGGCCACCGGCACCACGTCGAGCATGTCATGGGACCGGCCCACGACCGCCACGTCGCCCACGCCCGGCACGGTGCGGATGAGGTCCTCGACCTCCTTGGCCGACACGTTCTCGCCACCGACCTTGAGCATGTCCTTGTCGCGCTCGGAGTAGATGAGCTCGCCGTGGGGACCCTGGCGCACCCGGTCGCCGGTCTTGAACCACCCGTCGTCGGTGAAGCTCTTGGCGTTGGCCTCGGGGTTGCCGTAGTACTCGAGGAAGAGCTGGATGCCACGGGTGCCGCGGATCCACAGCTCGCCGACCTCGCCCGGCGGGCAGATCTCCCCGGCGTCGTCGACGACGAGCGCTTCGTAGCCCGGTGTGGGCTTGCCCATCGACCCCTGGGGGATGAGGCGGTTGGGCACCCAGCCGGTGGCGTGGATGACCGTCTCGGTCATGCCGTAGGCGGGGATGATGTCGACGCCGCCGAGCAGGTCGCCCATCTGGGGCATCACCAGCCCGAAGACGCCCGCCTGCAGCTTGTTCTCGGGGATGGGCTGGCCGGCCACCGCCTTGAGCACGAACGGGATGATCGAGATGTGGGTGACGTCGTGGCGGACGACGACCTCCCAGAAGCGGCTCGCCGAGAACTTGGGCTGCAACACGATGGTGCCGCCGGCCCCCAGCACGGTGGTCCACATCGACCACGTCTGGGCGTTCACGTGGAAGAACGGCAGGTAGATGAGGTACACGCCGTCGTTGTCGATGGAGATGTTCGTGGGACCCACCCGGGCCGTCCAGAGGGCGTTGGCATGGGTGTGCACCACGGCCTTGGGGCGCGAGGTGGTGCCGGAGGTGAACATGATGCCGGAGGGCAACATGGGCTCGGGCGCACGGCCCTCGAACCCATCCTCGTCGCCTCGGAGGTCGGCGAAGGCCACGAAGTCGCCGGCGGCCACGGCCGCCGCGGCCTCGTCGGCCGGCGCCTCGCCGCTGTCGTCCTCGGTCACCGCCACCCACTTCAGCGCCGGACCGCTCTCGGCCACCAGCGCCGCGTACTGGGGTTGGGTGATGGCCGCCACCGCGCCGGTGTGGGAGATGAAGTACTCCATCTCGGCCGCCACGCTGCGCGTGTTGGTGGTGACGCCGGCGGCGCCGAGGTGAGCGCACGCGTACCAGGCGAGGACCATCTCGGGACAGTTGTCGGCGTGGATGATCACCTTGTCGCCCTTGGCGACCCCGCGATCGGCGAGGCCGGCCGCCAGCCGCTTGGCCTCGCCGACGAACTCGGCATAGGTCCACGTGCGCGTCTCGCCGCTGCGGGGCTCCCAGATCAGCAGCGGCTTGTCGGGCTGGCGCTGCACCCACTCGTCGAGCAGCCACGGGATGTCCTGACCCGCGAACTGGAACTGCGCCACCTTGTCGGCGTCCATCGATGTCCCCCTGGGAAGAGCGTTCGGGCCCTGTCACCGTCGACAGGGCGTCTCCCATTGTGTCGCGCCGCCCACCCCCACGGTGACGTCGCTCCCCTCACCCGCTTCGCCGACCCGACGAGGGTCGCCCAGAACGGGCAGGCTGAGACGGTGCGAGTGGCGACGTGGAACGTCCAGGGGCGGGTCGGAGACTGGCAGGACCGCCACGCGGCCATCGTGGCCGTGCTCGACGACCTGGATCCCGACGTGGTGGCCCTCCAGGAGTCCTGGGTCACCAGCGACGGGGGGACCCAAGCCGAGCAGATGGCCGCCGAGCTCGGGTGGCACGCGGTGACGGCCGCCGACCTCGCCGGCTTCGACCGGTACCCGCAGGCGCCCTACTGGGTGGTGAACGCCGTGCTGTCGCGGTGGCCGCTGGAGGTCGAGATGGCCCGGCCCCTCCGCGACGAGCGGGGCGACGCGACGTGGCGCCACGCCCTCCTGGCCCGGGTGCTGCGACCCGACGCGGAAGGGGGCCCGTTCCTGGTGGCCGGCACCCACCTCGAGCACGGGCTCGACCGCTCCGCCACCCGGATGGCCCAGGCCCGCCATCTCGCCGCCTGCGTGGCCGAAGCGCTCGGCGATCGTGCCGCCCGGACACGGGCCCTCCCGGCGGTGCTGGCCGGGGACCTCAACGCCGTCCCGTGGTCCGACGAGGTGCGTGGGCTGACGGGTGCGTCGGTCCCCCTCGTCGACGACGTCGTCTTCGTCGACGCCTGGGAGGCCGCCGGCCAGACCGGCAGGGGCGACACGTGGTCGTCGGCCAACCCGCTGGTGCCGAAGCGGGCGGTGTACCCGGACCGCCGGCTCGACTACGTGATGGTGAGCTGGCCGCGTCGGCGAAACTCCGGCCACGTGGCGGCCTGCCACCTCGCCGGCACCGAACCCGTCGACGGGGTCTGGCCCTCGGACCACTTCGCCGTGGTCACCGACGTCGACATGTGAGGTTCGGCTCGCGGTCGACGCGGCGTCGTCGATACCATCGGCCCAGCCGCTGACGGTGGTGGCCACGACCAGGGGGAACGAGCACATGGCCGACGGCACCGGCGCGTACGAGGGCTTCGAGGGCCAGGTCGGTCGGGTGTTCGCCACGTCCGAACCGTGGTGGCCGCCTCGCCCCACTCCCCCGCCGGGCGCCCCCAACATCGTCGTGGTCCTCGTCGACGACCTCGGCTACGCCGACCTCGGCTGCTACGGCAGCGAGATCGCCACCCCGAACATCGACGCCCTGGCCGCCTCGGGCCTCCGCTACACGAACTACCACGCCACGCCCATGTGCTCGCCGACCCGCGCGTCGCTGCTCAGCGGCATGGAGCCCCACCTCGCCGGGGTGGGCACCGTGGCCCACTCCGATCCGGGCTTCCCCGGCTACGCCATGGAGCTGGCCGACGACGTGGCCACGCTCCCCGAGACCCTGCGGGCCGCCGGCTACGCCACCTACATGGTCGGCAAGTGGCACCTCAGCAAGGACTCCGGCCAATCCGATGCTGGACCGAGGTCGTCGTGGCCCTGCCAGAAGGGCTTCGACCGCTTCTACGGGGTGCTCGACGCCTTCACCAACCTGCACCACCCCCATCGGCTGGTCTGCGACAACACACCGGTCGAGGTCGATGCCTACCCCGAGGGCTACTACTTCACCGACGACATCACCGACGAGGCGATCGCCATGATCAAGGCGGGCAAGGCGGCCGATCCCACCAAGCCGTTCTTCGCCTACGTGGCCCACGGGGCCGTGCACGCCCCGTTGCACGCCCCCGCCGACGCCATCGCCGAGCAACGGGGCCGTTACGACCTCGGCTGGGACGCCCTCCGCGAGGAGCGCTATCGGCGCCAGCTCGAGCTCGGGATCGTGCCCGAAGGGGTGGAGCTGGCCCCCCGCAACCGCGAGACCGGCAACGAGGTCCAGCCATGGGACTCGCTCTCCGACGACGAGCGCGAGCTGTTCGCCCGCCACATGGAGGTGTACGCGGCCATGGTCGAGTCGGTCGATGCATCCACGGGGCGGATCCTGGCTGCACTCGAGGAGATCGGCGAGCTCGACAACACCCTCGTCGTCTTCACGTCCGACAACGGCGCCTCCCGCGAAGGCGAACTGGTCGGCACGAGCTCCTACATGGTCCACCTGCTCAACGGCGACGACGTGGCCGCCGACCGGGCCCGCCTCGACCTGCTCGGGGGCCCGCAGACCTCACCGCACTACCCGCGGGGCTGGGCCATGGCCGGAAACACCCCGTTCCGCCTCTACAAGATCAACACCCACGCCGGGGGGCACACGGTGCCGTTCGTCGTGAGCTGGCCGCGCCGTCTCACCGAGGGGGGCGGCACGCTGCGCCGCCAGTACGCCCACGTCTCGGACCTCATGCCCACGTTCCTCGAGCTCACCGGCGTGACCCCGCTCACCGAGCGCGATGGGAGGCCGGCCAAGCCCATCACCGGGTGCTCGATGGCCCCCACCCTCTTCGACCCCGAGGCGCCGGCGCAACGCACCGAAGCGGTCTACGAGATGATCGGCCACCGGGGCTACTACCGCGACGGGTGGGAGGTCGTGACCCTTCACCAACCCTGGACCCCGTTCGACGACAGCGAGTGGGAGCTGTACCACCTCGCCGACGACCCCACCGAGCTGAGAAACCTGGCCGCCGAACAGCCCGAGAAGACCGCCGAGCTGGCCCGGGCCTGGGAGGCCGCGGCATGGGCCACGCAGATCTTCCCCCTCGACGAGGGCACCGGTCTCAAGTACGTCCTGCGGCCACCCCACACCGACGTGGTGCGCGCCCCGCTCACCATCTGGCCGGG includes the following:
- a CDS encoding arylsulfatase — translated: MADGTGAYEGFEGQVGRVFATSEPWWPPRPTPPPGAPNIVVVLVDDLGYADLGCYGSEIATPNIDALAASGLRYTNYHATPMCSPTRASLLSGMEPHLAGVGTVAHSDPGFPGYAMELADDVATLPETLRAAGYATYMVGKWHLSKDSGQSDAGPRSSWPCQKGFDRFYGVLDAFTNLHHPHRLVCDNTPVEVDAYPEGYYFTDDITDEAIAMIKAGKAADPTKPFFAYVAHGAVHAPLHAPADAIAEQRGRYDLGWDALREERYRRQLELGIVPEGVELAPRNRETGNEVQPWDSLSDDERELFARHMEVYAAMVESVDASTGRILAALEEIGELDNTLVVFTSDNGASREGELVGTSSYMVHLLNGDDVAADRARLDLLGGPQTSPHYPRGWAMAGNTPFRLYKINTHAGGHTVPFVVSWPRRLTEGGGTLRRQYAHVSDLMPTFLELTGVTPLTERDGRPAKPITGCSMAPTLFDPEAPAQRTEAVYEMIGHRGYYRDGWEVVTLHQPWTPFDDSEWELYHLADDPTELRNLAAEQPEKTAELARAWEAAAWATQIFPLDEGTGLKYVLRPPHTDVVRAPLTIWPGTPTLERWRSLQLVWMCSVDITARLHVTEGDHGTLVAHGDQSGGYALYVLEGGLPALRHNDGRGTMTQVTGPAVGPGDHEVTAHLSAIGNGQWRITIEVDGVAGPESAEVPLLYGMAPFEGISVGRDPRSPVCWDLFREHGSYPYSGQLRSVTYTPGDGPPDQPDDVVDLLRKLGAKYD
- a CDS encoding endonuclease/exonuclease/phosphatase family protein, which encodes MATWNVQGRVGDWQDRHAAIVAVLDDLDPDVVALQESWVTSDGGTQAEQMAAELGWHAVTAADLAGFDRYPQAPYWVVNAVLSRWPLEVEMARPLRDERGDATWRHALLARVLRPDAEGGPFLVAGTHLEHGLDRSATRMAQARHLAACVAEALGDRAARTRALPAVLAGDLNAVPWSDEVRGLTGASVPLVDDVVFVDAWEAAGQTGRGDTWSSANPLVPKRAVYPDRRLDYVMVSWPRRRNSGHVAACHLAGTEPVDGVWPSDHFAVVTDVDM